One genomic segment of Ctenopharyngodon idella isolate HZGC_01 chromosome 7, HZGC01, whole genome shotgun sequence includes these proteins:
- the mmp2 gene encoding 72 kDa type IV collagenase isoform X2, with amino-acid sequence MTCFKIFSCRHFVLKVFLVQFLASLQTFAAPSPIIKFPGDDTSHTDKEVALHYLNKFYGCPKDRCNLMVLKDTLKKMQKFFALPETGEIDQKTVEIMKKPRCGVPDVANYNFFHRKPKWGQKNITYRILGHTPDLDEETIDDAFYRAFKVWSDVTPLNFTRIMDGEADIMINFGRNEHGDGYPFDGKDGLLAHAFAPGPGIGGDSHFDDDELWTLGEGQVVKVKYGNAEGEFCKFPFLFMGKEYTSCTTQGRDDGFLWCSTTYNFDEDGKYGFCPHELLFTLGGNADGAPCKFPFTFQGDKYDSCTTSGRDDGYRWCATTEDYDRDKTYGFCPETAMSTVGGNSDGAPCVFPFKFLGNTYDSCTISGRSDGKMWCAVTKSFDDDRKWGFCPDQGYSLFLVAAHEFGHALGLEHSEDPGALMAPIYTFTKTLRLSDDDIKGIQELYGVATDKPLPPDVPPVTPMDVCNENIIFDAVAQIRGEIFFFKDRFLFRSADVRRKPTGPMLVATFWSELPEKIDAAYENPLEEKTVFFAVTGMQTLEKEYLRHSDRYVLCSCVDRKKQDTFLVSTLFVV; translated from the exons ATGACGTGCTTTAAGATTTTCAGCTGTAGGCATTTTGTCCTTAAAGTTTTCCTTGTGCAGTTTCTTGCTTCCCTGCAAACTTTTGCTGCGCCCTCACCCATCATAAAGTTCCCAGGCGATGATACTTCTCACACAGACAAAGAAGTGGCCCTG CACTACTTAAATAAGTTCTATGGCTGCCCAAAAGACAGGTGTAATCTGATGGTGTTAAAGGACACACTGAAGAAAATGCAGAAGTTTTTTGCTTTACCAGAGACAGGGGAGATTGATCAGAAGACAGTAGAGATCATGAAGAAACCACGTTGTGGAGTTCCTGATGTGGCCAATTACAATTTCTTTCACAGAAAGCCCAAGTGGGGACAGAAAAACATTACATACAG GATCTTAGGGCACACCCCGGATCTGGATGAAGAAACAATTGATGACGCTTTCTATCGTGCATTTAAAGTCTGGAGTGATGTCACACCTCTGAACTTCACCAGGATCATGGATGGAGAAGCTGACATCATGATTAACTTTGGCCGAAATG AACATGGTGACGGTTACCCATTTGATGGGAAGGATGGTCTGCTGGCTCATGCCTTTGCCCCTGGACCTGGTATTGGAGGAGATTCTCACTTTGATGATGATGAGCTGTGGACATTAGGAGAAGGGCAAG TGGTAAAGGTGAAGTACGGTAATGCTGAAGGGGAGTTTTGTAAGTTTCCATTCTTGTTCATGGGTAAAGAGTACACCAGCTGCACCACTCAGGGTCGAGATGATGGGTTCCTTTGGTGCTCTACCACATACAACTTTGATGAAGATGGAAAGTATGGCTTCTGTCCTCATGAGC TCTTGTTCACATTGGGTGGAAATGCAGATGGAGCGCCTTGTAAGTTCCCCTTCACTTTCCAGGGAGATAAATATGATAGTTGCACCACCTCAGGAAGGGATGATGGGTACCGTTGGTGTGCCACCACTGAAGATTATGACCGTGACAAGACTTATGGATTCTGTCCTGAGACAG CAATGTCAACGGTCGGAGGAAATTCAGATGGTGCACCCTGTGTCTTCCCCTTTAAATTTCTGGGCAACACATATGACTCCTGCACCATATCGGGACGCAGTGATGGAAAGATGTGGTGTGCCGTCACCAAAAGCTTTGATGACGACCGCAAGTGGGGTTTCTGTCCTGACCAAG gcTACAGTCTATTCCTGGTGGCGGCCCATGAGTTTGGTCATGCCCTGGGTTTGGAGCACTCTGAGGACCCTGGAGCTCTTATGGCTCCTATCTACACATTCACCAAAACTTTAAGGTTGTCTGATGATGACATTAAAGGCATCCAGGAGCTGTATG GTGTGGCAACAGACAAACCATTGCCCCCTGATGTCCCACCGGTCACACCAATGGATGTATGTaatgaaaacattatatttgaTGCTGTAGCCCAGATCAGAGGAGAGATCTTCTTCTTTAAGGACAG ATTCCTTTTCAGGTCTGCTGATGTCAGAAGGAAGCCGACAGGCCCCATGCTGGTGGCTACATTCTGGAGTGAACTTCCGGAGAAGATTGATGCAGCTTACGAGAATCCTCTTGAAGAGAAGACTGTCTTCTTTGCAG ttacaggcatgcaaactttggaaaaagaatatttaagGCACTCAGACAGGTATGTTTTATGCAGTTGTGTTGATAGaaaaaaacaagatacatttctagtttcaacattatttgttgtttag
- the mmp2 gene encoding 72 kDa type IV collagenase isoform X1, with protein sequence MTCFKIFSCRHFVLKVFLVQFLASLQTFAAPSPIIKFPGDDTSHTDKEVALHYLNKFYGCPKDRCNLMVLKDTLKKMQKFFALPETGEIDQKTVEIMKKPRCGVPDVANYNFFHRKPKWGQKNITYRILGHTPDLDEETIDDAFYRAFKVWSDVTPLNFTRIMDGEADIMINFGRNEHGDGYPFDGKDGLLAHAFAPGPGIGGDSHFDDDELWTLGEGQVVKVKYGNAEGEFCKFPFLFMGKEYTSCTTQGRDDGFLWCSTTYNFDEDGKYGFCPHELLFTLGGNADGAPCKFPFTFQGDKYDSCTTSGRDDGYRWCATTEDYDRDKTYGFCPETAMSTVGGNSDGAPCVFPFKFLGNTYDSCTISGRSDGKMWCAVTKSFDDDRKWGFCPDQGYSLFLVAAHEFGHALGLEHSEDPGALMAPIYTFTKTLRLSDDDIKGIQELYGVATDKPLPPDVPPVTPMDVCNENIIFDAVAQIRGEIFFFKDRFLFRSADVRRKPTGPMLVATFWSELPEKIDAAYENPLEEKTVFFADDEMWVYSASTLERDYPKKISSMGLPSDLQRIDAAYSFHKTKKTYLFAGNRFWRYNEAKKKMDPGFPKPIADSWSAVPDDIDAALSLTSDGHSYFFKDSHYLKMDDSTLKIVKVGEVKKDWLRC encoded by the exons ATGACGTGCTTTAAGATTTTCAGCTGTAGGCATTTTGTCCTTAAAGTTTTCCTTGTGCAGTTTCTTGCTTCCCTGCAAACTTTTGCTGCGCCCTCACCCATCATAAAGTTCCCAGGCGATGATACTTCTCACACAGACAAAGAAGTGGCCCTG CACTACTTAAATAAGTTCTATGGCTGCCCAAAAGACAGGTGTAATCTGATGGTGTTAAAGGACACACTGAAGAAAATGCAGAAGTTTTTTGCTTTACCAGAGACAGGGGAGATTGATCAGAAGACAGTAGAGATCATGAAGAAACCACGTTGTGGAGTTCCTGATGTGGCCAATTACAATTTCTTTCACAGAAAGCCCAAGTGGGGACAGAAAAACATTACATACAG GATCTTAGGGCACACCCCGGATCTGGATGAAGAAACAATTGATGACGCTTTCTATCGTGCATTTAAAGTCTGGAGTGATGTCACACCTCTGAACTTCACCAGGATCATGGATGGAGAAGCTGACATCATGATTAACTTTGGCCGAAATG AACATGGTGACGGTTACCCATTTGATGGGAAGGATGGTCTGCTGGCTCATGCCTTTGCCCCTGGACCTGGTATTGGAGGAGATTCTCACTTTGATGATGATGAGCTGTGGACATTAGGAGAAGGGCAAG TGGTAAAGGTGAAGTACGGTAATGCTGAAGGGGAGTTTTGTAAGTTTCCATTCTTGTTCATGGGTAAAGAGTACACCAGCTGCACCACTCAGGGTCGAGATGATGGGTTCCTTTGGTGCTCTACCACATACAACTTTGATGAAGATGGAAAGTATGGCTTCTGTCCTCATGAGC TCTTGTTCACATTGGGTGGAAATGCAGATGGAGCGCCTTGTAAGTTCCCCTTCACTTTCCAGGGAGATAAATATGATAGTTGCACCACCTCAGGAAGGGATGATGGGTACCGTTGGTGTGCCACCACTGAAGATTATGACCGTGACAAGACTTATGGATTCTGTCCTGAGACAG CAATGTCAACGGTCGGAGGAAATTCAGATGGTGCACCCTGTGTCTTCCCCTTTAAATTTCTGGGCAACACATATGACTCCTGCACCATATCGGGACGCAGTGATGGAAAGATGTGGTGTGCCGTCACCAAAAGCTTTGATGACGACCGCAAGTGGGGTTTCTGTCCTGACCAAG gcTACAGTCTATTCCTGGTGGCGGCCCATGAGTTTGGTCATGCCCTGGGTTTGGAGCACTCTGAGGACCCTGGAGCTCTTATGGCTCCTATCTACACATTCACCAAAACTTTAAGGTTGTCTGATGATGACATTAAAGGCATCCAGGAGCTGTATG GTGTGGCAACAGACAAACCATTGCCCCCTGATGTCCCACCGGTCACACCAATGGATGTATGTaatgaaaacattatatttgaTGCTGTAGCCCAGATCAGAGGAGAGATCTTCTTCTTTAAGGACAG ATTCCTTTTCAGGTCTGCTGATGTCAGAAGGAAGCCGACAGGCCCCATGCTGGTGGCTACATTCTGGAGTGAACTTCCGGAGAAGATTGATGCAGCTTACGAGAATCCTCTTGAAGAGAAGACTGTCTTCTTTGCAG ATGATGAGATGTGGGTATATTCTGCCAGTACTCTGGAGAGAGACTATCCCAAGAAGATCTCCAGCATGGGTCTTCCTTCAGATTTGCAAAGAATTGATGCTGCCTACTCGTTCCACAAGACCAAGAAGACTTACTTATTTGCTGGCAACAGGTTCTGGAG ATACAATGAAGCCAAGAAAAAGATGGATCCAGGCTTCCCTAAACCTATTGCGGATTCTTGGAGTGCTGTTCCTGATGACATAGATGCCGCCCTCAGCCTTACTAGTGATG